A part of Acidimicrobiales bacterium genomic DNA contains:
- the trpA gene encoding tryptophan synthase subunit alpha, with protein MSAPEEIGSLEAHLRARRARGRKLLVPYVTGGMGPDWAEAVLAVADAGADAVEIGIPFSDPMIDGPVIQEASLRALQRGTTPSSVLDVLARADLPVPLCVMTYYNIVFRAGLRRFARSLADAGIAGAIIPDLPLEESGEWCEEADAAGVATVLLVAPSTPEARARAICERSRGFVYGVGVMGVTGERSELASSARHVAATVRRLTERPVCIGIGVSNAAQAAEACTEADGVVVGSALVRRLLDGAGPDGAAAFVSELRAGIDATS; from the coding sequence ATGAGCGCGCCCGAGGAGATCGGGTCGCTCGAGGCCCATCTGCGGGCGCGCCGGGCCCGGGGGCGCAAGCTCCTCGTCCCCTACGTGACCGGCGGGATGGGACCGGACTGGGCCGAGGCCGTGCTCGCCGTGGCCGACGCCGGCGCTGACGCCGTGGAGATCGGGATCCCCTTTTCGGACCCGATGATCGACGGGCCCGTCATCCAGGAGGCGTCGCTGCGGGCGTTGCAGCGGGGCACCACGCCGTCGTCGGTGCTCGACGTGCTGGCGCGCGCCGACCTCCCCGTGCCGCTGTGCGTGATGACGTACTACAACATCGTGTTCCGCGCCGGCCTGCGCCGCTTCGCCCGCTCGCTGGCCGACGCCGGCATCGCCGGGGCCATCATCCCCGACCTCCCCCTCGAGGAGTCCGGCGAATGGTGCGAGGAGGCTGACGCCGCCGGGGTGGCCACCGTCCTGCTGGTGGCGCCGTCCACGCCCGAGGCCCGGGCCCGGGCCATCTGTGAACGGTCGCGGGGCTTCGTCTACGGCGTCGGGGTCATGGGGGTGACCGGCGAGCGTTCGGAGCTGGCGTCCTCGGCGCGCCACGTGGCCGCCACCGTCCGGCGGCTGACCGAGCGCCCCGTGTGCATCGGCATCGGCGTGTCGAACGCCGCGCAGGCGGCCGAGGCGTGCACCGAGGCCGACGGCGTGGTGGTCGGCTCGGCCCTCGTGCGCCGGCTGCTCGACGGGGCCGGTCCCGACGGCGCGGCCGCGTTCGTGTCGGAGCTGCGCGCCGGTATCGACGCCACCTCCTGA